Proteins from a genomic interval of Rosa chinensis cultivar Old Blush chromosome 2, RchiOBHm-V2, whole genome shotgun sequence:
- the LOC112187788 gene encoding G-type lectin S-receptor-like serine/threonine-protein kinase RKS1 isoform X2, whose product MNSIQWSMITALLIFLLPYLPSCISIDSITPNQTIKDGDVLVSSKKLFALGFFSPGNSEKRYVGVWFDKVPEQTIVWVANRDNPINDSSGFLVIDADGGLVIYGKDRKLPLWSANVTLSYPKNSMAKLLDTGNFVLFENGRSLWEGFDYPSNTMLPFMKIGLNRRSGLNRFLTSWKSQDDPGTGNFSARIDPEGFPQMFLYKGQAPRWRTGSWIGHRWSGVPIMDGLKFDSIFDVSFVNNQDELYVMDRIKDDSIFSRMVLVESGILERSMWQDQQHQWSKYWSGPVELCDNYGECGPNSNCDPYVYNAGMFECACLPGFEPKLNHSWYLKDGSGGCVRKKGASVCKNGEGFVMVSPVKAPDSSTAHVNLTLGPKECKEECLRNCSCMAYSSAGDPQEWNGCVTWYGDLMDTRTYTSVTQDLYVRVDSIELGTERQNLFSFGVITPSVYLEDFPSRTDPDDSRLKSDIPFFDLSTISAATNNFSDSNRLGEGGFGPVYKGVLSSGTEIAVKRLSKNSGQGNEEFKNEVVLIAKLQHRNLVRILGYCIQDEEKMLIYEYLPNKSLDSFIFNEMKRTSLDWTRRLEIIFGIARGILYLHQDSRLRIIHRDLKASNILLDYDMNPKIADFGVARIFRANQIAASTNRVVGTYGYMSPEYAMEGLFSVKSNVYSFGVLLLEIVTGRKNTGYYYDNPDSNLVGHVWDLWKEGRALEIVDTSLGESYPISEVLRCIQIALLCVQEYANDRPTMSKVVSVLGNDAALPSPRKPGFLLKRSNYTSGDPSTSIGDANSINYVTSTIVEAR is encoded by the exons ATGAATTCTATTCAATGGTCTATGATCACTGCATTGCTCATCTTCCTGCTTCCTTATCTACCCTCTTGCATTTCCATTGATTCCATTACTCCAAACCAAACCATCAAAGACGGCGACGTTTTAGTCTCAAGCAAGAAGCTCTTTGCGCTAGGGTTCTTCAGCCCTGGAAATTCTGAAAAACGTTATGTTGGAGTTTGGTTTGACAAAGTTCCAGAGCAAACCATTGTTTGGGTGGCAAATAGGGACAACCCTATCAATGATTCCTCTGGATTTCTAGTGATCGATGCAGATGGAGGTCTTGTCATATATGGAAAGGACAGAAAACTCCCTCTTTGGTCAGCTAATGTTACTCTCTCTTATCCAAAAAACTCTATGGCCAAGCTGCTGGATACAGGAaactttgttttgtttgagaATGGACGGAGCCTGTGGGAAGGGTTTGATTATCCCTCAAATACAATGCTTCCCTTTATGAAAATTGGGCTGAACCGGCGATCTGGGCTTAACCGGTTCCTAACTTCTTGGAAGTCCCAAGATGACCCGGGAACTGGGAATTTCTCAGCTAGGATTGATCCAGAAGGGTTTCCACAGATGTTTCTGTACAAAGGTCAAGCTCCCCGGTGGCGGACCGGATCTTGGATCGGGCACAGATGGAGTGGTGTCCCCATAATGGATGGCCTTAAGTTCGACTCAATCTTCGACGTTAGTTTTGTGAACAATCAAGATGAGCTATACGTCATGGATAGAATTAAGGACGACTCAATCTTCTCAAGGATGGTGCTTGTTGAATCGGGAATCCTCGAACGGTCCATGTGGCAAGATCAGCAACACCAATGGAGCAAGTATTGGTCTGGCCCGGTAGAGCTATGTGACAACTATGGAGAGTGTGGTCCAAATAGCAACTGTGACCCTTACGTATACAATGCTGGTATGTTCGAGTGTGCATGCTTACCAGGGTTTGAACCTAAGTTGAACCATTCATGGTACTTGAAAGATGGCTCGGGTGGGTGTGTGAGGAAAAAAGGAGCATCTGTGTGTAAAAACGGAGAAGGGTTCGTGATGGTGTCACCAGTAAAGGCACCAGACTCATCTACTGCGCATGTAAACTTGACCTTGGGTCCGAAAGAATGTAAAGAGGAATGCTTAAGGAATTGTTCTTGCATGGCATACTCGAGTGCAGGTGACCCGCAAGAATGGAATGGATGTGTGACATGGTACGGGGACTTGATGGATACAAGGACTTACACGAGTGTCACTCAAGATTTATATGTTCGAGTTGATTCAATTGAATTAG GTACGGAAAGACAaaatctattttcatttggtgTGATCACACCTTCAGTCTACTTGGAAGATTTTCCTAGTAGAACAGATCCTGATGATAGCAGATTAAAGTCGGATATACCTTTCTTTGATCTAAGCACCATATCTGCAGCCACAAACAATTTCTCTGATTCGAACAGGCTTGGAGAAGGCGGATTCGGGCCCGTTTATAAG GGAGTGCTTTCTAGTGGAACAGAAATAGCCGTGAAAAGACTAAGTAAAAATTCTGGCCAGGGaaatgaagagttcaagaatgaaGTTGTGCTGATTGCAAAACTTCAACACAGGAACCTTGTCAGAATCTTAGGCTATTGCATTCAAGATGAAGAGAAGATGCTAATCTATGAATACCTGCCTAACAAAAGCCTGGACTCGTTCATATTCA ATGAAATGAAAAGGACATCTCTGGATTGGACAAGACGCTTAGAGATTATCTTTGGCATTGCTAGAGGGATCTTGTATCTTCATCAAGATTCGAGATTAAGAATCATCCACAGAGACCTAAAGGCCAGCAATATTCTACTGGATTATGATATGAATccaaaaattgcagattttggtGTGGCTAGAATATTCAGAGCAAACCAAATTGCAGCAAGTACAAATCGGGTGGTTGGAACATA TGGTTACATGTCACCGGAGTATGCGATGGAAGGACTGTTTTCAGTGAAGTCTAATGTATACAGTTTCGGTGTTCTACTGCTAGAAATCGTTACTGGCAGAAAGAACACTGGTTACTACTATGATAATCCTGACTCAAATTTGGTTGGACAT GTTTGGGACTTGTGGAAAGAAGGTCGAGCCTTGGAAATCGTCGACACATCTTTGGGTGAATCCTACCCCATAAGTGAAGTTCTACGGTGCATTCAAATTGCGCTCTTGTGCGTGCAAGAGTATGCAAATGACCGGCCAACCATGTCAAAAGTTGTGTCTGTGTTAGGTAACGATGCAGCTCTTCCTTCACCAAGAAAACCTGGATTTTTGTTGAAGAGAAGTAACTATACCAGTGGAGACCCCAGTACTAGTATTGGAGATGCTAATTCCATAAATTATGTTACAAGCACTATAGTTGAAGCTCGATAA
- the LOC112187795 gene encoding pentatricopeptide repeat-containing protein At1g11290, chloroplastic-like, whose protein sequence is MTMTQKLSKLVGLDLLSGSSPTPQNLTRIISFCAKSASFDVGSAIHAIVIKLGFCSNVYICSALVDVYGKCGKSWNAQKVFDETPHRNVVTWNSLISGYLQAGSPLRATRLFLDMLRVGTEPPTTFSFSGVLVCCAQLEAEELGAQVHGLSLKMGLFDDVVVGTGLIDMYSKCCKVRESWRVFNQMRDKNVVTWTSMVTGCAQSGQSDEAMTLVREMLRLGLKPNYVTYNSLLSSFARMDFWDCCRQIHCRIVKEGFDSNVYIVVTLLTLYSESNSSLEDFRALCSCVSVWDQISWNAVIAGFCNIGSSEEALKCFSEMRQAGVAVDFFTFTSILRAAGTLSALLEGKKIHALIFKSGHASNLCVQNGLVSMYGRCGAIHDAKWVFTLMKDHDVVSWNSLLSGYAHHGFGKETVELFEQMRRTEVKPNNTTFLIVLTACSHVGLLDKGLEYFNLMRNDDLPEPPKVEHYATVVDLFGRAGNLHEAEAFINSMPIKPGASVYKALLSACQVHGNRELALHSATKLQQLCPNDPATYILLSNVLLTRGSWDDAAGVRKLMYDRGIRKTPGYSWI, encoded by the coding sequence ATGACAATGACCCAGAAGCTATCAAAACTAGTTGGTTTGGACCTCTTGTCTGGGTCTTCACCAACCCCTCAAAACCTCACCAGAATCATATCTTTCTGCGCAAAATCGGCTTCTTTCGATGTGGGTAGCGCCATTCACGCCATTGTTATCAAGTTGGGTTTTTGTTCGAATGTCTATATATGCAGTGCTCTCGTCGACGTGTACGGCAAATGTGGCAAGTCGTGGAATGCCCAGAAGGTGTTCGACGAAACGCCTCACAGAAATGTAGTGACTTGGAACTCTTTGATTTCTGGTTATTTGCAAGCTGGTTCGCCACTCAGAGCAACTCGTTTGTTTCTGGACATGTTAAGGGTCGGAACAGAGCCGCCGACCACGTTCAGCTTTTCGGGGGTGTTGGTGTGTTGCGCACAGTTAGAAGCTGAAGAGCTTGGAGCTCAGGTGCACGGTTTGAGCTTGAAAATGGGGCTTTTTGATGATGTTGTGGTGGGAACAGGATTGATAGATATGTATTCAAAGTGTTGTAAGGTCAGAGAGTCATGGCGGGTGTTTAATCAAATGCGAGACAAGAATGTTGTGACATGGACTTCCATGGTTACTGGGTGTGCGCAGAGCGGACAGTCTGATGAGGCAATGACTTTAGTGAGAGAAATGCTGAGGTTGGGTCTCAAGCCGAATTATGTCACTTACAATAGTTTGTTGAGTTCATTTGCTAGAATGGACTTTTGGGATTGTTGCAGGCAAATCCATTGCCGGATAGTGAAAGAAGGGTTTGATTCCAACGTGTATATTGTGGTTACCCTTTTGACCTTATATTCAGAGTCTAATAGTAGCTTGGAGGACTTCCGTGCGCTTTGCTCCTGTGTTTCAGTGTGGGATCAAATCTCATGGAATGCAGTAATTGCGGGTTTTTGTAATATTGGGAGCAGTGAGGAAGCTCTGAAGTGTTTCTCTGAAATGAGGCAGGCTGGTGTTGCTGTGGATTTTTTCACATTTACAAGCATTTTAAGAGCAGCAGGAACTCTTTCAGCACTTTTAGAGGGAAAGAAAATCCATGCTCTCATCTTCAAGAGTGGACATGCTTCAAATTTATGTGTTCAGAATGGGCTTGTTTCAATGTATGGCAGATGCGGTGCCATCCATGATGCAAAGTGGGTGTTTACTTTGATGAAAGACCATGATGTGGTCTCCTGGAATTCATTATTATCAGGTTATGCACATCATGGATTTGGGAAGGAGACTGTTGAATTGTTTGAGCAAATGAGAAGAACAGAGGTCAAACCAAATAATACCACCTTCCTGATTGTACTAACTGCATGTAGCCATGTTGGTTTGTTGGACAAAGGGCTCGAGTATTTCAATCTAATGAGAAATGATGATTTGCCTGAACCACCCAAGGTGGAGCATTATGCTACCGTCGTTGATCTTTTTGGTCGGGCTGGAAACCTTCATGAAGCGGAAGCCTTCATCAATAGCATGCCAATAAAGCCAGGTGCCTCAGTATACAAAGCTCTACTTAGTGCGTGCCAAGTTCATGGAAACAGAGAACTTGCTCTTCATTCTGCAACAAAGCTTCAGCAACTGTGCCCAAATGATCCTGCAACTTACATACTGCTATCAAATGTGTTGTTGACAAGAGGCTCCTGGGATGATGCAGCAGGAGTACGGAAGCTCATGTATGATAGAGGAATAAGAAAAACTCCTGGTTATAGTTGGATTTGA
- the LOC112187788 gene encoding G-type lectin S-receptor-like serine/threonine-protein kinase RKS1 isoform X3, with product MNSIQWSMITALLIFLLPYLPSCISIDSITPNQTIKDGDVLVSSKKLFALGFFSPGNSEKRYVGVWFDKVPEQTIVWVANRDNPINDSSGFLVIDADGGLVIYGKDRKLPLWSANVTLSYPKNSMAKLLDTGNFVLFENGRSLWEGFDYPSNTMLPFMKIGLNRRSGLNRFLTSWKSQDDPGTGNFSARIDPEGFPQMFLYKGQAPRWRTGSWIGHRWSGVPIMDGLKFDSIFDVSFVNNQDELYVMDRIKDDSIFSRMVLVESGILERSMWQDQQHQWSKYWSGPVELCDNYGECGPNSNCDPYVYNAGMFECACLPGFEPKLNHSWYLKDGSGGCVRKKGASVCKNGEGFVMVSPVKAPDSSTAHVNLTLGPKECKEECLRNCSCMAYSSAGDPQEWNGCVTWYGDLMDTRTYTSVTQDLYVRVDSIELAKYAKKSNGFLSKKGKLAITIASILVFFVVISIAYWSTKMKRKGTERQNLFSFGVITPSVYLEDFPSRTDPDDSRLKSDIPFFDLSTISAATNNFSDSNRLGEGGFGPVYKGVLSSGTEIAVKRLSKNSGQGNEEFKNEVVLIAKLQHRNLVRILGYCIQDEEKMLIYEYLPNKSLDSFIFNEMKRTSLDWTRRLEIIFGIARGILYLHQDSRLRIIHRDLKASNILLDYDMNPKIADFGVARIFRANQIAASTNRVVGT from the exons ATGAATTCTATTCAATGGTCTATGATCACTGCATTGCTCATCTTCCTGCTTCCTTATCTACCCTCTTGCATTTCCATTGATTCCATTACTCCAAACCAAACCATCAAAGACGGCGACGTTTTAGTCTCAAGCAAGAAGCTCTTTGCGCTAGGGTTCTTCAGCCCTGGAAATTCTGAAAAACGTTATGTTGGAGTTTGGTTTGACAAAGTTCCAGAGCAAACCATTGTTTGGGTGGCAAATAGGGACAACCCTATCAATGATTCCTCTGGATTTCTAGTGATCGATGCAGATGGAGGTCTTGTCATATATGGAAAGGACAGAAAACTCCCTCTTTGGTCAGCTAATGTTACTCTCTCTTATCCAAAAAACTCTATGGCCAAGCTGCTGGATACAGGAaactttgttttgtttgagaATGGACGGAGCCTGTGGGAAGGGTTTGATTATCCCTCAAATACAATGCTTCCCTTTATGAAAATTGGGCTGAACCGGCGATCTGGGCTTAACCGGTTCCTAACTTCTTGGAAGTCCCAAGATGACCCGGGAACTGGGAATTTCTCAGCTAGGATTGATCCAGAAGGGTTTCCACAGATGTTTCTGTACAAAGGTCAAGCTCCCCGGTGGCGGACCGGATCTTGGATCGGGCACAGATGGAGTGGTGTCCCCATAATGGATGGCCTTAAGTTCGACTCAATCTTCGACGTTAGTTTTGTGAACAATCAAGATGAGCTATACGTCATGGATAGAATTAAGGACGACTCAATCTTCTCAAGGATGGTGCTTGTTGAATCGGGAATCCTCGAACGGTCCATGTGGCAAGATCAGCAACACCAATGGAGCAAGTATTGGTCTGGCCCGGTAGAGCTATGTGACAACTATGGAGAGTGTGGTCCAAATAGCAACTGTGACCCTTACGTATACAATGCTGGTATGTTCGAGTGTGCATGCTTACCAGGGTTTGAACCTAAGTTGAACCATTCATGGTACTTGAAAGATGGCTCGGGTGGGTGTGTGAGGAAAAAAGGAGCATCTGTGTGTAAAAACGGAGAAGGGTTCGTGATGGTGTCACCAGTAAAGGCACCAGACTCATCTACTGCGCATGTAAACTTGACCTTGGGTCCGAAAGAATGTAAAGAGGAATGCTTAAGGAATTGTTCTTGCATGGCATACTCGAGTGCAGGTGACCCGCAAGAATGGAATGGATGTGTGACATGGTACGGGGACTTGATGGATACAAGGACTTACACGAGTGTCACTCAAGATTTATATGTTCGAGTTGATTCAATTGAATTAG CTAAATACGCAAAGAAGTCGAATGGTTTTCTTAGCAAGAAGGGAAAGCTGGCAATTACGATAGCATCTATTTTAGTGTTCTTTGTTGTGATCTCTATCGCATATTGGTCCACAAAGATGAAGAGAAAAG GTACGGAAAGACAaaatctattttcatttggtgTGATCACACCTTCAGTCTACTTGGAAGATTTTCCTAGTAGAACAGATCCTGATGATAGCAGATTAAAGTCGGATATACCTTTCTTTGATCTAAGCACCATATCTGCAGCCACAAACAATTTCTCTGATTCGAACAGGCTTGGAGAAGGCGGATTCGGGCCCGTTTATAAG GGAGTGCTTTCTAGTGGAACAGAAATAGCCGTGAAAAGACTAAGTAAAAATTCTGGCCAGGGaaatgaagagttcaagaatgaaGTTGTGCTGATTGCAAAACTTCAACACAGGAACCTTGTCAGAATCTTAGGCTATTGCATTCAAGATGAAGAGAAGATGCTAATCTATGAATACCTGCCTAACAAAAGCCTGGACTCGTTCATATTCA ATGAAATGAAAAGGACATCTCTGGATTGGACAAGACGCTTAGAGATTATCTTTGGCATTGCTAGAGGGATCTTGTATCTTCATCAAGATTCGAGATTAAGAATCATCCACAGAGACCTAAAGGCCAGCAATATTCTACTGGATTATGATATGAATccaaaaattgcagattttggtGTGGCTAGAATATTCAGAGCAAACCAAATTGCAGCAAGTACAAATCGGGTGGTTGGAACATA G
- the LOC112187788 gene encoding receptor-like serine/threonine-protein kinase SD1-6 isoform X5 produces MSPEYAMEGLFSVKSNVYSFGVLLLEIVTGRKNTGYYYDNPDSNLVGHVWDLWKEGRALEIVDTSLGESYPISEVLRCIQIALLCVQEYANDRPTMSKVVSVLGNDAALPSPRKPGFLLKRSNYTSGDPSTSIGDANSINYVTSTIVEAR; encoded by the exons ATGTCACCGGAGTATGCGATGGAAGGACTGTTTTCAGTGAAGTCTAATGTATACAGTTTCGGTGTTCTACTGCTAGAAATCGTTACTGGCAGAAAGAACACTGGTTACTACTATGATAATCCTGACTCAAATTTGGTTGGACAT GTTTGGGACTTGTGGAAAGAAGGTCGAGCCTTGGAAATCGTCGACACATCTTTGGGTGAATCCTACCCCATAAGTGAAGTTCTACGGTGCATTCAAATTGCGCTCTTGTGCGTGCAAGAGTATGCAAATGACCGGCCAACCATGTCAAAAGTTGTGTCTGTGTTAGGTAACGATGCAGCTCTTCCTTCACCAAGAAAACCTGGATTTTTGTTGAAGAGAAGTAACTATACCAGTGGAGACCCCAGTACTAGTATTGGAGATGCTAATTCCATAAATTATGTTACAAGCACTATAGTTGAAGCTCGATAA
- the LOC112187788 gene encoding G-type lectin S-receptor-like serine/threonine-protein kinase RKS1 isoform X1 — MNSIQWSMITALLIFLLPYLPSCISIDSITPNQTIKDGDVLVSSKKLFALGFFSPGNSEKRYVGVWFDKVPEQTIVWVANRDNPINDSSGFLVIDADGGLVIYGKDRKLPLWSANVTLSYPKNSMAKLLDTGNFVLFENGRSLWEGFDYPSNTMLPFMKIGLNRRSGLNRFLTSWKSQDDPGTGNFSARIDPEGFPQMFLYKGQAPRWRTGSWIGHRWSGVPIMDGLKFDSIFDVSFVNNQDELYVMDRIKDDSIFSRMVLVESGILERSMWQDQQHQWSKYWSGPVELCDNYGECGPNSNCDPYVYNAGMFECACLPGFEPKLNHSWYLKDGSGGCVRKKGASVCKNGEGFVMVSPVKAPDSSTAHVNLTLGPKECKEECLRNCSCMAYSSAGDPQEWNGCVTWYGDLMDTRTYTSVTQDLYVRVDSIELAKYAKKSNGFLSKKGKLAITIASILVFFVVISIAYWSTKMKRKGTERQNLFSFGVITPSVYLEDFPSRTDPDDSRLKSDIPFFDLSTISAATNNFSDSNRLGEGGFGPVYKGVLSSGTEIAVKRLSKNSGQGNEEFKNEVVLIAKLQHRNLVRILGYCIQDEEKMLIYEYLPNKSLDSFIFNEMKRTSLDWTRRLEIIFGIARGILYLHQDSRLRIIHRDLKASNILLDYDMNPKIADFGVARIFRANQIAASTNRVVGTYGYMSPEYAMEGLFSVKSNVYSFGVLLLEIVTGRKNTGYYYDNPDSNLVGHVWDLWKEGRALEIVDTSLGESYPISEVLRCIQIALLCVQEYANDRPTMSKVVSVLGNDAALPSPRKPGFLLKRSNYTSGDPSTSIGDANSINYVTSTIVEAR; from the exons ATGAATTCTATTCAATGGTCTATGATCACTGCATTGCTCATCTTCCTGCTTCCTTATCTACCCTCTTGCATTTCCATTGATTCCATTACTCCAAACCAAACCATCAAAGACGGCGACGTTTTAGTCTCAAGCAAGAAGCTCTTTGCGCTAGGGTTCTTCAGCCCTGGAAATTCTGAAAAACGTTATGTTGGAGTTTGGTTTGACAAAGTTCCAGAGCAAACCATTGTTTGGGTGGCAAATAGGGACAACCCTATCAATGATTCCTCTGGATTTCTAGTGATCGATGCAGATGGAGGTCTTGTCATATATGGAAAGGACAGAAAACTCCCTCTTTGGTCAGCTAATGTTACTCTCTCTTATCCAAAAAACTCTATGGCCAAGCTGCTGGATACAGGAaactttgttttgtttgagaATGGACGGAGCCTGTGGGAAGGGTTTGATTATCCCTCAAATACAATGCTTCCCTTTATGAAAATTGGGCTGAACCGGCGATCTGGGCTTAACCGGTTCCTAACTTCTTGGAAGTCCCAAGATGACCCGGGAACTGGGAATTTCTCAGCTAGGATTGATCCAGAAGGGTTTCCACAGATGTTTCTGTACAAAGGTCAAGCTCCCCGGTGGCGGACCGGATCTTGGATCGGGCACAGATGGAGTGGTGTCCCCATAATGGATGGCCTTAAGTTCGACTCAATCTTCGACGTTAGTTTTGTGAACAATCAAGATGAGCTATACGTCATGGATAGAATTAAGGACGACTCAATCTTCTCAAGGATGGTGCTTGTTGAATCGGGAATCCTCGAACGGTCCATGTGGCAAGATCAGCAACACCAATGGAGCAAGTATTGGTCTGGCCCGGTAGAGCTATGTGACAACTATGGAGAGTGTGGTCCAAATAGCAACTGTGACCCTTACGTATACAATGCTGGTATGTTCGAGTGTGCATGCTTACCAGGGTTTGAACCTAAGTTGAACCATTCATGGTACTTGAAAGATGGCTCGGGTGGGTGTGTGAGGAAAAAAGGAGCATCTGTGTGTAAAAACGGAGAAGGGTTCGTGATGGTGTCACCAGTAAAGGCACCAGACTCATCTACTGCGCATGTAAACTTGACCTTGGGTCCGAAAGAATGTAAAGAGGAATGCTTAAGGAATTGTTCTTGCATGGCATACTCGAGTGCAGGTGACCCGCAAGAATGGAATGGATGTGTGACATGGTACGGGGACTTGATGGATACAAGGACTTACACGAGTGTCACTCAAGATTTATATGTTCGAGTTGATTCAATTGAATTAG CTAAATACGCAAAGAAGTCGAATGGTTTTCTTAGCAAGAAGGGAAAGCTGGCAATTACGATAGCATCTATTTTAGTGTTCTTTGTTGTGATCTCTATCGCATATTGGTCCACAAAGATGAAGAGAAAAG GTACGGAAAGACAaaatctattttcatttggtgTGATCACACCTTCAGTCTACTTGGAAGATTTTCCTAGTAGAACAGATCCTGATGATAGCAGATTAAAGTCGGATATACCTTTCTTTGATCTAAGCACCATATCTGCAGCCACAAACAATTTCTCTGATTCGAACAGGCTTGGAGAAGGCGGATTCGGGCCCGTTTATAAG GGAGTGCTTTCTAGTGGAACAGAAATAGCCGTGAAAAGACTAAGTAAAAATTCTGGCCAGGGaaatgaagagttcaagaatgaaGTTGTGCTGATTGCAAAACTTCAACACAGGAACCTTGTCAGAATCTTAGGCTATTGCATTCAAGATGAAGAGAAGATGCTAATCTATGAATACCTGCCTAACAAAAGCCTGGACTCGTTCATATTCA ATGAAATGAAAAGGACATCTCTGGATTGGACAAGACGCTTAGAGATTATCTTTGGCATTGCTAGAGGGATCTTGTATCTTCATCAAGATTCGAGATTAAGAATCATCCACAGAGACCTAAAGGCCAGCAATATTCTACTGGATTATGATATGAATccaaaaattgcagattttggtGTGGCTAGAATATTCAGAGCAAACCAAATTGCAGCAAGTACAAATCGGGTGGTTGGAACATA TGGTTACATGTCACCGGAGTATGCGATGGAAGGACTGTTTTCAGTGAAGTCTAATGTATACAGTTTCGGTGTTCTACTGCTAGAAATCGTTACTGGCAGAAAGAACACTGGTTACTACTATGATAATCCTGACTCAAATTTGGTTGGACAT GTTTGGGACTTGTGGAAAGAAGGTCGAGCCTTGGAAATCGTCGACACATCTTTGGGTGAATCCTACCCCATAAGTGAAGTTCTACGGTGCATTCAAATTGCGCTCTTGTGCGTGCAAGAGTATGCAAATGACCGGCCAACCATGTCAAAAGTTGTGTCTGTGTTAGGTAACGATGCAGCTCTTCCTTCACCAAGAAAACCTGGATTTTTGTTGAAGAGAAGTAACTATACCAGTGGAGACCCCAGTACTAGTATTGGAGATGCTAATTCCATAAATTATGTTACAAGCACTATAGTTGAAGCTCGATAA